One segment of Thermodesulfobacteriota bacterium DNA contains the following:
- a CDS encoding transposase: protein MMHDVMDKYQNKYRIPSTRLQNWDYGWSASYFVTICTENRKCYFGAIVQDKMHLSPLGTLAETCWYEIQHHAPGVELGPFVVMPNHIHGILTLNGKGNDTDNSVETRHALSLQLPSQTIGRNRFQNQGKNTLSSIIGSYKSAVTKHAHRLGYDFTWQSRFYDHIIRNADSYYKIQNYIQNNPMNWKADALYEERINA from the coding sequence ATGATGCACGACGTGATGGACAAATATCAAAATAAATATCGTATCCCATCCACCCGGCTGCAAAACTGGGATTATGGGTGGAGCGCGTCTTATTTTGTCACCATCTGCACAGAAAATCGCAAATGTTATTTCGGGGCCATTGTTCAGGATAAAATGCATTTATCCCCACTCGGAACATTAGCCGAAACATGCTGGTACGAAATACAACATCACGCACCCGGCGTGGAATTGGGCCCATTTGTGGTCATGCCGAACCATATCCACGGTATTTTAACCCTGAACGGTAAAGGCAACGATACCGATAATTCCGTAGAGACAAGGCATGCCTTGTCTCTACAATTGCCGTCCCAGACCATTGGCCGGAACCGGTTTCAAAACCAGGGGAAAAACACCCTGTCATCCATTATAGGGTCATACAAATCGGCGGTAACCAAACACGCACATCGCCTGGGGTATGATTTCACATGGCAATCCCGTTTTTATGATCATATTATTCGTAACGCCGATTCCTATTATAAAATTCAAAATTATATTCAAAACAACCCGATGAACTGGAAGGCGGATGCGCTTTACGAGGAACGAATAAACGCATGA